A window from Citrus sinensis cultivar Valencia sweet orange chromosome 3, DVS_A1.0, whole genome shotgun sequence encodes these proteins:
- the LOC102607512 gene encoding ATP-dependent Clp protease proteolytic subunit 5, chloroplastic, with translation MAQTSASTSSASLYSLVVSPNPSSNIDAHKLSHTFRPIGSRKPRKLVSIQKNLRNSSVRAVYSGKFWAPDRSYRQGIWSIRDDLQIPSSPYFPVHAQGPPPANPMVQERFQSVISQLFQHRIIRCGGAVDDDMANIIVAQLLYLDAIDPHKDIVIYVNSPGGSVTAGMAIFDTMKHIRPDVSTVCVGLAASMGAFLLSAGAKGKRYSLPNSRIMIHQPLGGAQGGQTDIDIQANEMLHHKANLNGYLAYHTGQSLEKINQDTDRDYFMSPKEAKDYGLIDGVIMNPLKALQPLPAAADGNDKSSV, from the exons ATGGCACAAACGAGCGCTTCCACATCTTCGGCATCGTTGTACTCTCTTGTCGTCTCTCCAAACCCTAGCTCCAATATCGACGCTCATAAACTCTCTCACACCTTCCGCCCCATTGGTTCCCG GAAACCAAGGAAACTAGTTAGTATTCAAAAGAATTTGCGGAATTCTTCAGTAAGGGCTGTCTACTCTGGCAAGTTTTGGGCTCCAGATAGAAGTTATCGCCAGGGGATTTGGTCCATTAG GGATGATTTGCAAATCCCATCTTCACCATACTTCCCTGTACATGCGCAAGGGCCACCACCTGCTAACCCGATGGTGCAAGAGCGGTTTCAGAGTGTTATCAGTCAACTTTTCCAGCAT AGAATAATTCGCTGTGGTGGAGCTGTTGATGATGACATGGCGAACATTATTGTAGCTCAGCTTCTCTATCTTGATGCTATTGATCCTCACAAG GATATTGTTATCTATGTCAATTCTCCAGGAGGATCAGTTACTGCCG GTATGGCCATATTTGACACTATGAAGCATATTCGACCTGATGTCTCCACTGTTTGTGTTGGATTAGCAGCTAG TATGGGAGCTTTCCTGCTTAGTGCTGGGGCCAAAG GAAAAAGATACAGTTTGCCAAACTCAAGGATAATGATTCATCAGCCTCTTGGTGGTGCACAAGGTGGGCAAACCGACATAGATATTCAG GCTAATGAAATGCTGCATCACAAGGCAAACCTGAATGGGTATCTTGCCTACCACACTGGTCAAAGTCTTGAGAAGATCAACCAGGATACTGACCGTGATTATTTTATGAGCCCAAAAGAAGCCAAAGATTATGGGCTTATTGACGGTGTTATCATGAATCCTCTTAAAGCACTCCAGCCGCTGCCCGCTGCGGCAGATGGTAATGACAAGTCCAGTGTGTGA
- the LOC102612129 gene encoding uncharacterized protein LOC102612129, with amino-acid sequence MGSSSWENWQLKAKEHLMEPFYILTINLLNLLLPLSFLLLARISCAQYLLTVISYPAEPLLSSSILFSLFLNTNPALLYILVSTVSIATLIHSLTGKLTILSESPGKSYQPRLYTAWILLCTLQVCVGLGIEGSIAAGVDGASFGIEKSLISRVIFFLGLHETMLLWFRTAVKPVVDDACFGVGVSMREERWVDRVAIAMSLGGLWWWRLRDEVESLVVVPEARKEMLMSVGVADFVGWWLYYLTVTTGMVRVVKASLWLAMIFLCTRVRMNNAGDSCEDDNDDDDKV; translated from the coding sequence atgggcaGCAGCAGCTGGGAGAATTGGCAACTAAAGGCAAAGGAGCACTTGATGGAACCCTTCTACATTCTCACAATCAATCTCCTGAATCTCTTGCTTCCCCTCTCATTTCTTCTCTTAGCAAGAATCTCATGCGCTCAGTATCTGTTGACTGTCATCTCTTACCCTGCGGAACCATTATTATCTtcatcaattttgttttccctATTCTTAAACACCAATCCAGCCCTGCTGTACATTCTTGTTTCAACAGTAAGCATAGCCACTCTTATACATTCCTTGACAGGAAAACTCACCATTCTAAGCGAGTCGCCGGGTAAAAGCTATCAACCCCGTTTATACACTGCATGGATATTACTCTGCACGTTACAAGTCTGCGTTGGCTTGGGGATCGAAGGAAGCATCGCGGCCGGCGTTGACGGAGCAAGCTTTGGCATTGAGAAAAGCTTAATAAGCAGAGTAATATTCTTCTTAGGTTTGCATGAGACAATGCTTCTTTGGTTCAGAACGGCGGTGAAGCCCGTCGTCGACGACGCGTGTTTCGGGGTGGGGGTCTCGATGAGGGAGGAGAGGTGGGTGGACAGGGTGGCTATAGCCATGAGCCTTGGTGGGTTGTGGTGGTGGAGGTTGAGAGATGAGGTTGAGTCACTGGTGGTTGTCCCTGAAGCTAGAAAAGAGATGCTTATGAGTGTGGGAGTTGCTGATTTCGTTGGCTGGTGGCTGTATTACCTTACTGTCACAACTGGCATGGTTAGGGTTGTTAAAGCATCGTTATGGCTCGccatgatttttctttgtacCAGGGTAAGAATGAACAATGCCGGCGATTCTTGTGAGGATGATAATGACGACGACGACAAGGTCTGA
- the LOC102607215 gene encoding probable WRKY transcription factor 65: MDDSLSPKLDTQSEVSEPQAETHQASSKRRKVTEKTVVKVKIGENPGKLKNEGPPSDFWSWRKYGQKPIKGSPYPRGYYRCSTSKGCSAKKQVERCRTDASMLIITYTSSHNHPCPDLHTINLTKQSKETPQNHQPTGTEFQDHHPTSAPTQEQQLPQEEEKQNEPPIITTPTAEDSNEDHFHYLQSPIRCPQDIIISQEDPFTGNLEKPNETLNLLLDEEPVSYQNLMAFSTPKSEENDFFDELGELPSTSSVFTSFMRSNDLFDERIPVVPS; encoded by the exons ATGGATGATTCTCTCTCTCCAAAATTGGACACACAGTCAGAGGTTTCTGAGCCCCAAGCAGAAACTCATCAGGCTTCTTCTAAAAGAAG GAAGGTGACTGAGAAGACTGTTGTTAAAGTGAAGATTGGAGAAAATCCTGGGAAGCTAAAGAACGAAGGGCCACCTTCTGATTTTTGGTCTTGGAGGAAATATGGACAAAAGCCCATCAAAGGATCTCCCTATCCCAG GGGCTACTACAGGTGCAGCACATCAAAAGGTTGTTCAGCCAAGAAACAAGTAGAGAGATGCAGAACAGATGCTTCAATGCTCATCATCACCTACACCTCTAGCCATAACCATCCATGTCCTGATCTGCACACAATTAATCTGACAAAACAATCAAAAGAAACACCCCAAAATCATCAACCCACTGGCACTGAGTTTCAGGACCACCACCCCACGTCTGCTCCTACACAAGAACAGCAGCTGCcacaagaagaagagaaacaaaatgaaCCACCCATAATCACCACCCCCACTGCTGAAGATTCAAATGAAGATCATTTCCATTACTTACAATCACCCATAAGGTGTCCTCAAGATATCATAATTAGCCAAGAAGACCCCTTTACAGGGAATCTAGAGAAACCCAATGAAACACTGAATCTTCTCTTGGATGAAGAACCGGTCTCTTATCAAAATCTCATGGCTTTTTCAACACCAAAATCAGAAGAAAATGACTTCTTTGATGAGCTTGGAGAACTGCCCAGTACGTCGTCAGTTTTCACTAGCTTCATGAGAAGCAATGATCTTTTCGATGAAAGGATTCCTGTTGTCCCTTCTTGA